One window of the Natrinema sp. CBA1119 genome contains the following:
- a CDS encoding PH domain-containing protein, translating into MESLHPRIRLLWIARGAIAAIVLGGILFGLDQWQFSVPLAAIAGVVAIGLVLGTVYALRLYQLWRFELQDDALYLERGVITFVETAVPFVRVQHVDTQFGPVERVLGLSSVVVYTAGSRNADVRIPGLTPDRARRLQDTLRELAVESEAEDAV; encoded by the coding sequence ATGGAATCCCTCCACCCCCGCATCAGGTTGCTCTGGATCGCCCGCGGGGCGATCGCCGCGATCGTCCTCGGCGGGATCCTCTTCGGCCTCGATCAGTGGCAGTTCAGCGTTCCGCTGGCGGCAATCGCCGGCGTCGTCGCGATCGGACTCGTCCTGGGAACCGTCTACGCGCTCCGCCTGTATCAGCTCTGGCGGTTCGAGCTGCAAGACGACGCCCTCTACCTCGAGCGCGGCGTCATCACGTTCGTCGAGACGGCCGTCCCCTTCGTCCGCGTCCAGCACGTCGACACCCAGTTCGGCCCCGTCGAGCGGGTGCTCGGCCTCTCGAGCGTCGTGGTCTATACGGCCGGCTCCCGGAACGCGGACGTACGGATCCCGGGACTGACCCCCGATCGCGCGCGGCGTCTGCAGGACACCCTCCGCGAACTGGCCGTCGAGAGCGAAGCCGAGGACGCCGTCTGA
- a CDS encoding DUF6517 family protein, whose product MNRRLFLGALTAGGVGAVAGCLGGFADDMTMVSAAPARVSDEAAAEAGYEYQGTIKRVETQQVGGEDVELTSYNSVYDRAIELPAERFGDQPVRAGAFSVLAAPHVTAGGEEFNPVGGPSTVELAERVQRRYDGLSIDRAVGGRALEALGERFPVESVEGTATLNGEYDLDIALDSIRDEHEDDHLVVVAIYPTGAVRDRESERTRIDTLVRGLEQYDDLEVDIVEAEGADG is encoded by the coding sequence ATGAATCGACGGCTGTTTCTCGGCGCGCTCACGGCGGGCGGCGTCGGCGCGGTGGCCGGCTGTCTCGGCGGCTTCGCCGACGATATGACGATGGTTTCGGCGGCACCCGCACGCGTTTCAGACGAGGCAGCCGCCGAGGCCGGCTACGAGTATCAGGGAACGATAAAACGCGTCGAGACACAGCAGGTGGGCGGCGAGGATGTCGAACTGACGAGCTACAATAGCGTCTACGATCGGGCGATCGAGCTCCCGGCCGAGCGCTTCGGAGACCAACCGGTGCGGGCGGGGGCGTTCAGCGTGCTCGCAGCGCCACACGTCACCGCGGGTGGCGAGGAGTTCAACCCCGTCGGTGGGCCGTCGACAGTGGAACTCGCCGAACGCGTGCAACGTCGCTACGACGGCCTGTCGATCGACCGGGCCGTCGGGGGCCGCGCGCTCGAGGCGCTCGGCGAGCGGTTCCCCGTCGAATCCGTCGAGGGAACTGCGACGTTGAACGGGGAGTACGACCTCGACATCGCCCTGGACAGCATCCGGGACGAACACGAGGACGACCACCTCGTCGTCGTGGCGATCTACCCCACCGGGGCCGTCCGCGATAGAGAGTCGGAGCGAACGCGGATCGACACGCTGGTTCGAGGACTCGAGCAGTACGACGATCTCGAGGTCGATATCGTCGAGGCCGAGGGAGCGGACGGGTGA
- a CDS encoding helix-turn-helix domain-containing protein, translating to MGTGNSRITDSDPDDLLPEQSVLSLEEYLEMQAAIGNRTRFEIVYRLSHADELTPTELDSVLEIDDSTLHYHLNKLRDVGLIEKRVRAERDSDGLYTYYRATILGDALLEHGVEALLRREWDFSEAYDSSEP from the coding sequence ATGGGGACGGGAAACAGTCGGATAACTGATAGCGACCCGGACGACCTACTGCCGGAGCAGAGCGTCCTCTCCCTCGAGGAGTACCTCGAGATGCAGGCCGCGATCGGGAATCGAACCCGATTCGAGATCGTCTACCGTCTCTCTCACGCGGACGAGTTGACACCGACGGAGCTCGATTCGGTACTGGAGATCGACGATAGCACGCTCCACTACCATCTCAATAAACTCCGAGACGTCGGGCTCATCGAGAAGCGCGTCCGAGCGGAACGGGACAGCGACGGGCTCTACACGTACTACAGGGCGACGATCCTCGGTGACGCCCTCCTTGAGCACGGCGTCGAAGCACTCCTCCGTCGCGAGTGGGATTTCAGCGAGGCGTACGACAGTAGCGAACCCTGA
- a CDS encoding PH domain-containing protein — MNRLHPLSAVTLALQRGVTGLSMPFFVVMVLSSISDSVDIGWVFWLAPIGLVAGIGYGIAYYYRFAYEATPSTFDVTSGVFSRRSREIPYRRIQNVDVSQSIFHRVLGLAVVSIETAGGGETEATLNYVSEGEAERLRAEIRRLTAETDAEADTDERAAPADGDDSATDVGEQGQQTRSRDEGKPTLLFDLEVRELLLYALTSFRWGAAVFPIAILFFFGGASSGSGLVPAFVLDIARPFGGPETLDGAGMGPLLVLIGISLIQWSVATYVASAIYTAANYYGFRLGRAGDDFVYERGLIQRYSGSIPVEKVQSVTVTENPLQRLVGYAGLWVETAGYGPDSSSGSQSAVPLAETDRVYRFAENLTGVESPRFRSPPTLARRRYLVRYAIVAAAVVTAAFGLAQVTSLERWYLAAVVFAAVPPAAHLKYVNLGYFVGEDHLVIRSGFWKRRTTVVPYYRIQTVSTRRSIFQRRLGLASLAVDTASSRTFAWGSPTIDDIALETAREIHGTGRERLQSALRERAREDDIGLSVDFT, encoded by the coding sequence ATGAATCGCTTGCATCCGCTCAGTGCGGTGACGCTCGCCCTCCAGCGTGGCGTTACCGGGCTCTCGATGCCGTTTTTCGTTGTGATGGTGCTCTCGAGCATCTCCGATTCCGTCGACATCGGCTGGGTGTTCTGGCTGGCCCCGATCGGCCTCGTCGCCGGCATCGGCTACGGGATCGCGTACTACTATCGGTTCGCCTACGAAGCGACGCCGAGCACGTTCGACGTCACCTCGGGCGTCTTCTCCCGCCGATCTCGAGAAATCCCGTACCGCCGTATCCAGAACGTCGACGTGTCTCAGAGCATCTTCCATCGCGTTCTCGGACTCGCCGTCGTCTCGATCGAGACCGCCGGCGGCGGCGAGACCGAGGCGACGCTGAACTACGTCAGCGAGGGCGAGGCCGAGCGCCTTCGGGCCGAAATCCGTCGACTGACGGCCGAGACGGACGCCGAAGCGGACACCGACGAGCGCGCGGCCCCGGCCGACGGCGACGATTCGGCTACCGATGTCGGCGAGCAGGGACAGCAAACGCGCTCTCGAGACGAGGGGAAACCGACCCTTCTGTTCGACCTCGAGGTCCGCGAACTCCTGCTCTACGCGCTGACCTCGTTCCGGTGGGGCGCAGCGGTCTTCCCGATCGCGATACTGTTCTTCTTCGGTGGTGCCAGTTCCGGTTCGGGCCTCGTCCCGGCGTTCGTTCTTGACATCGCTCGCCCGTTCGGGGGCCCGGAGACGCTCGACGGTGCCGGCATGGGACCCCTCCTCGTGTTGATCGGGATCTCTCTCATCCAGTGGTCGGTCGCCACCTACGTCGCCAGCGCGATCTACACGGCCGCGAACTACTACGGGTTCCGACTCGGGCGGGCCGGGGACGATTTCGTCTACGAGCGCGGGCTCATCCAGCGCTACAGCGGCTCGATCCCCGTCGAGAAGGTCCAGTCGGTCACCGTCACTGAGAACCCGCTCCAGCGACTGGTCGGCTACGCCGGCCTCTGGGTCGAAACCGCGGGCTACGGCCCAGACAGCAGTAGCGGCAGCCAGTCGGCCGTTCCCCTGGCCGAGACCGATCGCGTCTATCGGTTCGCCGAGAATCTCACCGGCGTCGAATCGCCGCGATTTCGAAGCCCACCGACGCTGGCTCGTCGGCGCTATCTCGTCCGGTACGCCATCGTCGCGGCTGCCGTCGTTACCGCGGCGTTCGGTCTCGCGCAGGTCACCAGCCTCGAGCGGTGGTATCTCGCCGCGGTCGTCTTCGCCGCAGTGCCACCCGCGGCCCACCTGAAGTACGTCAATCTGGGCTACTTCGTCGGCGAGGACCACCTCGTGATCCGAAGCGGCTTCTGGAAGCGCCGGACGACCGTCGTTCCCTACTACCGCATTCAGACGGTCTCGACGCGCCGATCGATCTTCCAGCGGCGGCTCGGACTGGCGTCGCTGGCCGTCGACACCGCCAGTTCGCGCACCTTCGCGTGGGGGTCGCCGACGATCGACGATATCGCCCTCGAGACGGCCCGCGAGATCCACGGCACCGGTCGAGAACGGCTCCAGTCGGCCCTGCGCGAGCGCGCTCGCGAGGACGATATCGGGCTTTCGGTGGATTTTACCTGA
- a CDS encoding universal stress protein, with product MSSKSRKTTESTAAGGQNVADALPNETGRFDRVLVAVDGETDDAVGSVAVSEALRHDARVDALSVVRMNASVDRWDMVVERREASAEAALDAIGDAATETDVSVEKRLRYGDPSGEIVRYASHNDIDLIVLGEPTRTGLRRYISSTSVTERVRRSAPVPVLTVPGEN from the coding sequence ATGTCATCGAAGTCGAGAAAGACGACCGAATCGACCGCGGCCGGCGGCCAGAACGTCGCAGACGCGCTTCCGAACGAGACGGGGAGATTTGATCGCGTCTTGGTCGCGGTCGACGGCGAGACGGACGATGCGGTCGGTTCGGTCGCAGTCTCGGAAGCGCTCCGTCACGACGCGCGAGTCGACGCGCTGTCGGTCGTTCGAATGAACGCGTCGGTCGACCGGTGGGACATGGTCGTCGAGAGACGCGAGGCGAGCGCCGAAGCGGCCCTGGATGCGATCGGCGACGCGGCCACCGAAACCGACGTTTCGGTCGAGAAACGGCTTCGGTACGGTGATCCAAGCGGTGAGATCGTTCGCTACGCGAGCCACAACGATATCGATCTCATCGTTCTGGGCGAACCGACTCGAACCGGTCTCCGTCGATACATCTCCTCGACGAGCGTCACCGAACGGGTCCGCCGATCGGCGCCCGTGCCCGTGCTCACGGTCCCCGGTGAGAACTGA
- the srp19 gene encoding signal recognition particle subunit SRP19 → MVENVIWPAYLDANLSRAEGRRVSEDLAVEEPTVDEIAKSVQQIGYDATIERDKSYSREHWADRGRVVVRGADDSTKNDLVQAVAAYVVAMRD, encoded by the coding sequence ATGGTCGAGAACGTCATCTGGCCCGCTTATCTCGATGCGAACCTCTCGAGGGCCGAGGGACGGCGCGTGTCCGAGGATCTGGCGGTCGAGGAACCGACGGTCGACGAGATCGCGAAGTCCGTCCAGCAGATCGGGTACGACGCCACGATCGAGCGGGACAAGTCCTACTCCCGGGAGCACTGGGCCGACCGGGGCCGGGTCGTCGTTCGCGGGGCCGACGACTCGACGAAGAACGACCTCGTCCAAGCCGTCGCGGCGTACGTCGTCGCGATGCGCGACTGA
- a CDS encoding presenilin family intramembrane aspartyl protease PSH has protein sequence MNDRTRILAAVGTTVLLFLGVQLGALALVEPFQESGRQAVEDPQNPTNSVLYFGVMLVATGLMLAAFRYDLDWLIRLLLVGVSVMISWYVFAELVPAIVGTFVSDGVANALAIIASLAVGAALLWYPEWYVIDSAGVVMGAGAAALFGISFGLLPALLLLSVLAIYDAISVYGTEHMLDLADGVMDLKIPVVLVIPMTLSYSYLEAGSTDDVLEDDRDPNESTADESAPDESTADGSAADGGQRDGGAAAGSSDTDADERDTETDAETDADALERDALFIGLGDAVIPSILVASAAYFLEAGTLSVPGIALNLPALGAMVGTISGLLVLMYMVLEGRPHAGLPLLNGGAIGGYLLGALASGLSLATAIGF, from the coding sequence ATGAACGACCGGACACGGATCCTCGCCGCCGTCGGTACGACGGTACTGCTCTTTCTCGGCGTCCAGCTCGGTGCGCTGGCGCTGGTCGAGCCGTTTCAGGAATCGGGCCGACAGGCCGTCGAGGATCCACAGAATCCGACGAACAGCGTCCTCTACTTCGGGGTCATGCTCGTCGCAACTGGCCTCATGCTCGCCGCGTTCAGGTACGATCTCGACTGGCTCATCAGGCTCTTGCTCGTCGGCGTCAGCGTGATGATTTCGTGGTACGTCTTCGCCGAACTCGTGCCGGCTATCGTCGGGACGTTCGTCTCCGACGGGGTCGCAAACGCCCTCGCGATTATCGCCTCACTGGCCGTCGGCGCGGCCTTGCTGTGGTATCCCGAGTGGTACGTCATCGACAGTGCGGGGGTGGTGATGGGCGCCGGCGCCGCCGCCCTGTTCGGGATCAGTTTCGGCCTGCTGCCCGCGTTACTCCTGCTTTCGGTGCTCGCGATCTACGACGCGATCAGCGTCTACGGCACCGAACACATGCTCGACCTCGCCGACGGCGTCATGGACCTCAAGATCCCCGTCGTGCTCGTTATCCCCATGACCCTCTCCTACTCCTATCTCGAGGCCGGAAGCACTGACGACGTGCTCGAGGACGATCGCGATCCCAACGAGAGCACCGCTGACGAGAGCGCTCCCGACGAGAGCACCGCCGACGGGAGCGCCGCCGACGGCGGCCAGCGAGACGGCGGAGCCGCCGCCGGCAGTTCGGACACCGATGCCGACGAACGCGATACCGAAACCGATGCCGAGACTGACGCCGATGCCCTCGAGCGCGACGCCCTGTTCATCGGTCTCGGCGACGCCGTTATCCCATCGATTCTCGTCGCCAGCGCGGCGTACTTCCTCGAGGCTGGGACGCTCTCGGTTCCCGGAATCGCACTGAACCTGCCGGCGCTCGGTGCGATGGTGGGGACGATTTCCGGCCTGCTCGTGCTCATGTACATGGTCCTCGAGGGGCGCCCCCACGCCGGATTGCCGCTGCTCAACGGCGGCGCGATCGGCGGCTACCTGCTCGGTGCGCTCGCGAGCGGACTCTCACTCGCGACGGCGATCGGGTTCTGA
- a CDS encoding BolA family protein, which translates to MNPAAVEELIESNLEDCEATVSHARDEHDEDHLAATVVSPVFDGLPLVQQHQQVYDALGDHMTTDIHALELSTYTPEEYADLEAE; encoded by the coding sequence ATGAATCCAGCTGCCGTCGAGGAACTCATCGAATCGAATCTCGAGGATTGTGAGGCGACGGTCTCCCACGCGCGTGACGAACACGACGAAGACCACCTCGCCGCGACGGTCGTCTCCCCCGTCTTCGATGGCCTGCCCCTCGTCCAGCAACATCAGCAGGTGTACGACGCGCTCGGCGACCACATGACGACCGACATCCACGCCCTCGAGCTATCGACGTACACCCCCGAGGAGTACGCGGATCTCGAGGCCGAATAG
- a CDS encoding NifU family protein: MSESEPEQSPEDTVREDVSLFLRRNFPQIEMHGGDSSITDVDLDERRVSINLSGACSGCGVSPMTTQAIQQRLPAEIDDIDHVSVSTGLDGLAEQGSSGRDVPPDTPF, translated from the coding sequence ATGAGCGAGTCCGAGCCGGAGCAGTCCCCCGAGGACACCGTTCGCGAAGACGTATCGCTGTTCCTCCGCCGGAACTTCCCCCAGATCGAGATGCACGGTGGCGATTCATCGATCACCGACGTCGACCTGGACGAGCGCCGCGTCTCGATCAATCTCAGCGGCGCGTGTAGCGGCTGTGGGGTCAGCCCGATGACGACTCAGGCGATTCAGCAGCGCCTCCCGGCCGAAATAGACGACATCGATCACGTCTCCGTGAGTACCGGGCTCGACGGACTGGCCGAGCAGGGCTCCTCGGGCCGCGACGTCCCGCCCGATACCCCCTTCTGA
- a CDS encoding PAS domain-containing sensor histidine kinase, whose protein sequence is MADHSSFVTAGFDALPANVAILDAEGVIVYTNASWEAFGETEGLPETTGGVGTNYLEVCDAANDDADATQAARGIRAVATGDRGEFSLEYPCHSPERERWFTMQATAYEHGDERFVLVMHVDITERRRLEQRTREQADRMEGFAKLLSHDLRNPLSVALAQAETLELDDDIDLGCGDGDRSPLRSSLERMESIIDDALALVTIEDVEETEVLSLETAVETAWAHVSTGSATVSVADDVEFRANPDLVSHLFENLFRNSVEHGTTGSRSKADDTIERGGDAVAIEVGVLEAVTETSTDAPAEPRAGGASLERSTADGTDERVAIDGFYIEDDGPGIPPEHREKVFRSGFSPDGGSGLGLAIVRDVADAHGWSVTAETSRDGGARFEIRNVSTVDR, encoded by the coding sequence ATGGCCGATCACAGTTCGTTCGTCACCGCGGGGTTCGACGCCCTGCCGGCGAACGTCGCGATTCTCGACGCAGAGGGGGTAATCGTCTACACGAACGCTTCGTGGGAGGCGTTCGGGGAGACGGAGGGATTGCCCGAGACAACGGGCGGGGTCGGGACCAACTATCTCGAGGTCTGTGACGCTGCGAATGACGATGCCGATGCGACGCAGGCGGCACGGGGAATACGGGCGGTCGCGACCGGCGACCGCGGCGAGTTCTCGCTCGAGTATCCCTGTCACTCACCGGAACGCGAGCGCTGGTTTACGATGCAGGCCACGGCGTACGAGCACGGCGACGAGCGGTTCGTCCTCGTCATGCACGTCGATATCACCGAACGGCGTCGGCTCGAGCAGCGAACTCGCGAGCAGGCGGATCGCATGGAGGGGTTCGCGAAACTCCTTTCTCACGATCTGCGAAACCCGTTGTCAGTCGCCCTGGCGCAGGCGGAAACCCTCGAACTGGACGACGACATCGATCTCGGTTGCGGGGACGGCGACCGCAGTCCGTTGCGCTCGTCGCTCGAGCGAATGGAGTCGATCATCGACGACGCGCTGGCGCTCGTGACGATCGAGGACGTCGAGGAGACCGAGGTACTCTCGCTCGAGACGGCGGTCGAGACCGCGTGGGCGCACGTCAGTACTGGATCTGCGACAGTATCGGTCGCCGATGACGTCGAGTTTCGCGCGAACCCCGATCTCGTGAGTCATCTGTTCGAAAACCTGTTTCGCAACAGCGTCGAGCACGGCACCACAGGCAGTCGGTCGAAGGCCGACGATACGATCGAACGCGGTGGCGACGCCGTCGCGATCGAGGTCGGCGTGCTCGAGGCAGTCACCGAGACGTCTACCGACGCGCCCGCCGAGCCGAGAGCGGGGGGAGCGTCACTCGAGCGGTCGACCGCGGACGGAACGGATGAACGAGTCGCTATCGATGGGTTCTACATCGAAGACGATGGACCTGGAATTCCGCCCGAACACCGCGAAAAGGTGTTCAGGTCGGGGTTCTCCCCCGATGGCGGGTCCGGTCTCGGTCTCGCAATCGTTCGCGATGTCGCCGACGCGCACGGTTGGTCGGTCACCGCCGAGACGAGTCGGGACGGCGGCGCAAGATTCGAGATTCGGAACGTCTCGACGGTCGACCGATAG
- the cysS gene encoding cysteine--tRNA ligase, translating to MTLHVTNTLTGEKEPFEPRDPENVLLYYCGLTVSDPPHLGHARSWVHVDVMHRWLEHLSYDVRHVENFTDVNEKIVARVGEDELGESEADVAETYIQRTIDDMRSLNLLRAEVYPRVSEHVPEIIDLVETLIEKGYAYESNGSVYFDVSSFDEYGKLSNQELGEIESQGDPDERTEKRNPADFALWKAGGVDPDAVAEHRHEGVGHSGDPPTGLTWDSPWSEGRPGWHIECSAMSMTHLDETLDIHVGGRDLVFPHHENEITQSEAATGQQFANYWLHCELFQMDEEKMSSSLGNFVTVEEAIDRWGTNVMRTFLTAGSYNSKQLYSDETIAEAEERWDQLERAYEAAVEVLDSPAASSKVDDESLRDEVDGARESFATAMNDDFNTREAQSALLSVATAINRHLEDTNDESDRKTDGYDYRGLRQAVETLEELGGVLGLSFTGDTTGAAALAGDVVNLVLSVREREREAGNYERADELRDELEALGVEVQDTDEGATYRLPSSK from the coding sequence ATGACCCTGCACGTGACGAACACGTTGACGGGCGAAAAAGAGCCGTTCGAGCCACGGGATCCCGAGAACGTCCTCCTCTACTACTGTGGCCTGACGGTCTCGGATCCGCCACACCTGGGCCACGCTCGCTCGTGGGTCCATGTCGACGTCATGCACCGCTGGCTCGAGCATCTCTCCTACGACGTGCGTCACGTCGAGAACTTCACCGACGTCAACGAGAAGATCGTCGCCCGCGTCGGCGAGGACGAACTGGGCGAGAGCGAGGCCGACGTCGCCGAGACCTACATTCAGCGGACGATCGACGACATGCGCTCGCTGAACCTCCTGCGGGCGGAGGTCTACCCCCGCGTCTCCGAGCACGTCCCCGAGATCATCGACCTCGTCGAGACACTGATAGAGAAGGGCTACGCCTACGAGTCCAACGGTTCGGTCTACTTCGACGTGAGCAGCTTCGACGAGTACGGCAAACTTTCGAATCAGGAGCTCGGCGAGATCGAGTCTCAGGGCGATCCCGACGAGCGTACCGAGAAGCGCAATCCGGCGGACTTCGCGCTCTGGAAGGCCGGCGGCGTCGATCCCGACGCGGTCGCGGAGCACCGCCACGAAGGTGTCGGCCACAGCGGAGATCCACCCACGGGGCTGACCTGGGACTCGCCGTGGAGCGAGGGCCGTCCCGGCTGGCACATCGAGTGCTCGGCGATGAGCATGACCCACCTCGACGAGACGCTGGATATCCACGTCGGCGGTCGCGATCTGGTCTTCCCCCACCACGAAAACGAGATCACCCAGTCCGAAGCCGCGACGGGCCAGCAGTTCGCGAACTACTGGCTCCACTGCGAACTGTTCCAGATGGACGAGGAGAAGATGTCCTCGAGTCTGGGTAATTTCGTCACGGTCGAGGAAGCGATCGATCGTTGGGGGACGAACGTCATGCGGACGTTCCTGACCGCCGGCTCGTACAACAGCAAACAGCTCTACTCCGACGAGACGATCGCCGAGGCCGAGGAGCGATGGGACCAACTCGAGCGGGCCTACGAGGCGGCCGTCGAGGTACTCGACTCCCCGGCGGCGAGTTCGAAAGTCGACGACGAGTCCTTGCGCGACGAGGTCGACGGCGCGCGCGAGTCGTTCGCGACGGCGATGAACGACGACTTCAATACCCGAGAAGCGCAGTCCGCGCTGCTGTCGGTCGCGACGGCGATCAACCGGCATCTCGAGGACACGAACGACGAGAGCGATCGGAAAACCGACGGCTACGATTACCGCGGACTCCGGCAGGCCGTCGAGACTCTCGAGGAACTCGGCGGCGTCCTCGGACTCTCCTTTACGGGCGATACGACGGGCGCTGCTGCACTCGCCGGCGACGTGGTAAACCTCGTTCTCAGCGTGCGCGAGCGAGAGCGCGAGGCCGGCAACTACGAGCGCGCCGACGAATTGCGCGACGAACTCGAGGCCCTCGGCGTCGAAGTCCAGGACACCGACGAGGGGGCGACGTACCGGCTGCCGTCGAGCAAGTGA
- a CDS encoding H/ACA ribonucleoprotein complex subunit GAR1 → MRRVGAVVRTAQGLAVLRADEADDAGSDTPDEFRDEIGTMVLDDDLEGVGRVVDVFGPVSRPYLAVTPDDGVHLPSLIGSTLYAR, encoded by the coding sequence ATGCGCCGAGTAGGCGCAGTCGTCCGGACCGCGCAGGGACTGGCCGTCCTCCGAGCGGACGAGGCGGACGACGCCGGCAGCGACACGCCCGACGAGTTCCGCGACGAAATCGGCACGATGGTCCTCGACGACGACCTCGAGGGGGTCGGCCGCGTCGTCGACGTCTTCGGCCCCGTCTCGAGGCCGTATCTGGCGGTGACGCCGGACGACGGCGTTCACCTGCCGTCGCTGATTGGATCGACGCTGTACGCGCGATAG
- a CDS encoding PGF-CTERM-anchored ABC transporter substrate-binding protein: MRQQLAVLVVLLVTLSTIGPAVAGATTAPNAAVQESDSQCEYPLTMTDATGEEVTIESEPESVVTLYPGDAQLAYSIGAEGKVVGMPVSEYTESLDAGDRTDITGDDGVTPVAEEIVALNPDVVLAANIATFNEDLLQTLDDAGITVVVLDTATSLDDVRENVRVTGQVTGECAGAEETIDWMDERLEIYEDALENESEPLAYYDGGENGDTHGTETFQHEVMTTAGLTNLAASVGQTGWGQMNAEVVVDEDPEWIVYPDRTAEPPSADSLEETTAITEGNVVAVDDNAMSQPGPNVVYAIETIIEQVHPEVYAEIEAELEASGEPGNGSGNDTDEDQSDDSAIPGFGVPVALVALLATAGFVARRR; encoded by the coding sequence ATGCGACAACAGCTAGCCGTCCTAGTAGTACTTCTGGTGACACTATCCACGATCGGCCCCGCCGTGGCCGGCGCGACTACCGCACCGAACGCTGCCGTTCAGGAATCGGATTCGCAGTGTGAATACCCGCTCACGATGACCGACGCGACCGGCGAGGAGGTCACGATCGAGAGCGAGCCGGAGTCGGTCGTGACGCTCTATCCGGGTGACGCCCAACTCGCCTACTCCATCGGTGCCGAGGGCAAAGTGGTCGGGATGCCGGTCAGCGAATACACGGAGTCGCTCGACGCAGGCGATCGGACTGACATTACTGGCGACGACGGCGTGACCCCCGTCGCCGAGGAGATCGTCGCGCTCAACCCCGACGTCGTCCTCGCCGCGAACATCGCCACGTTCAACGAGGACCTCCTCCAGACGCTCGACGACGCCGGGATCACGGTCGTCGTCCTCGACACCGCGACCTCGCTCGACGACGTTCGCGAGAACGTCCGCGTAACCGGGCAGGTGACCGGTGAATGTGCCGGTGCCGAGGAGACGATCGATTGGATGGACGAGCGACTCGAAATTTACGAGGACGCCCTCGAGAACGAGTCCGAACCGCTCGCGTACTACGACGGCGGCGAGAACGGGGACACGCACGGGACGGAGACGTTCCAACACGAGGTGATGACTACTGCCGGTCTGACCAACCTGGCCGCGTCCGTCGGTCAAACCGGCTGGGGCCAGATGAACGCGGAAGTCGTCGTCGACGAGGATCCCGAGTGGATCGTCTACCCCGACCGAACGGCGGAACCGCCGTCGGCGGACAGTCTCGAGGAGACGACAGCCATCACCGAGGGCAACGTCGTCGCGGTCGACGATAACGCGATGAGCCAACCCGGCCCGAACGTCGTCTACGCGATCGAAACGATCATCGAGCAGGTCCACCCCGAAGTGTACGCCGAGATCGAAGCCGAACTCGAGGCCTCCGGCGAACCCGGTAACGGGAGCGGCAACGATACGGACGAAGACCAGAGTGACGACAGCGCTATCCCCGGATTCGGTGTTCCCGTCGCGCTCGTCGCCCTCCTGGCTACCGCCGGATTCGTCGCGCGGCGACGATAG